One Triticum dicoccoides isolate Atlit2015 ecotype Zavitan chromosome 4B, WEW_v2.0, whole genome shotgun sequence genomic window carries:
- the LOC119291912 gene encoding glutathione S-transferase F8, chloroplastic-like, whose amino-acid sequence MAAGLQVFGQPASTDVARVLTCLFEKNLEFELVRIDTFKREHKLPEFIKLRDPTGQVTFKHGDKTLVDSRAICRYLCTQFPEDGNRGIYGTGSLERASIEQWLQADAQSFDAPSSELVFHLAFAPQLNMLPDEARIAENERKLQQMIGVYDEILAKNQYLAGDEFTLADLSHLPASHYIAGSQRGRKLFTSKRHVARWYDAISSRPSWQQVVKMQHEHPGTFE is encoded by the exons ATGGCGGCCGGTCTCCAGGTGTTCGGGCAGCCGGCGTCGACGGACGTGGCCAGGGTGCTCACCTGCCTCTTCGAGAAGAACCTCGAGTTCGAGCTCGTCCGCATCGACACCTTCAAGAGGGAGCACAAGCTGCCCGAGTTCATCAAGCTAAGG GATCCTACCGGGCAGGTGACCTTCAAGCATGGTGACAAGACCCTTGTTG ATTCAAGGGCGATATGCCGGTACCTGTGCACCCAGTTCCCGGAGGACGGCAACCGCGGGATCTACGGCACGGGGTCGCTGGAGCGGGCGTCCATAGAGCAGTGGCTGCAGGCAGACGCCCAGAGCTTCGACGCGCCGAGCTCGGAGCTCGTCTTCCACCTGGCCTTCGCGCCGCAGCTCAACATGCTCCCCGACGAGGCCCGCATCGCGGAGAACGAGCGGAAGCTGCAGCAGATGATCGGAGTCTACGACGAGATCCTCGCCAAAAACCagtacctcgccggcgacgagttcACGCTCGCCGACCTCTCCCACCTGCCGGCCTCCCACTACATCGCCGGCTCCCAGCGGGGCCGGAAGCTCTTCACCTCCAAGAGGCACGTGGCCAGGTGGTACGACGCCATCTCCAGCCGCCCCTCGTGGCAGCAGGTGGTCAAGATGCAGCACGAGCACCCCGGCACCTTCGAGTGA